A region from the Lolium perenne isolate Kyuss_39 chromosome 4, Kyuss_2.0, whole genome shotgun sequence genome encodes:
- the LOC139839282 gene encoding uncharacterized protein, with product MWLIIGYFNLIYRAEDKNNDNLDFRLMGLFRRALTNCQLKELKLQNRKYTWSNERETPTLVRLDRAFCNAAWDPRFKHLVLHALSSSLSDHCQLLLSNQSGPRKPPVFRFESFWTNMPGFTDVFQKAWSTPSSHSQPVHVINHKLKTTVLGLRAWSKGLFSDCKLQLLWPSTSFFSWISPKNLARSLRRKDGSAPISNVKSKASPLWKDLANAKLLESATSVKAMLIPSSSTFGSVPESTRITS from the coding sequence ATGTGGCTCATCATCGGGTACTTTAATCTCATATATCGGGCGGAAGACAAGAACAACGACAACCTGGATTTCCGGCTAATGGGTCTTTTTAGAAGGGCTCTCACAAACTGCCAGCTCAAGGAACTGAAACTTCAAAATAGGAAGTACACTTGGAGCAATGAGAGAGAGACTCCTACCCTTGTGAGGTTAGACCGGGCCTTCTGTAACGCTGCATGGGACCCGAGGTTCAAACATCTTGTGTTGCACGCCTTATCCTCCTCCCTCTCAGATCATTGCCAGCTTCTTCTCTCCAACCAAAGCGGCCCCCGGAAGCCCCCGGTCTTTCGTTTTGAATCCTTTTGGACCAACATGCCTGGATTCACGGATGTTTTCCAAAAAGCCTGGTCCACGCCGTCTTCACACTCTCAGCCGGTCCACGTCATCAACCACAAGCTGAAGACCACGGTGCTGGGGCTCAGGGCTTGGAGTAAAGGGCTCTTCTCCGACTGTAAGCTGCAACTCCTTTGGCCCTCGACGTCATTCTTCAGCTGGATATCGCCCAAGAATCTCGCCCGCTCTCTGAGGAGGAAAGATGGCTCCGCGCCAATCTCAAACGTCAAGTCAAAGGCCTCGCCGCTCTGGAAAGATCTCGCAAACGCCAAGCTTCTAGAATCCGCTACCTCCGTGAAGGCGATGCTAATACCAAGTTCTTCCACCTTTGGGTCAGTGCCAGAAAGCACAAGAATCACATCCTGA